From one Pseudomonas sp. MYb118 genomic stretch:
- a CDS encoding ferredoxin family protein: MAYQPQEIFFRSNAPVTVDEDLCIAHKGCTVCVDVCPMDLLAINPATQKAYMAFDECWYCMPCEKDCPTGAVKVDIPYLLR; this comes from the coding sequence ATGGCCTATCAACCCCAGGAAATCTTCTTTCGCTCAAACGCCCCGGTCACGGTCGATGAAGACCTGTGTATCGCCCATAAAGGCTGCACCGTGTGCGTCGACGTCTGCCCGATGGACCTGCTGGCGATCAATCCGGCCACCCAGAAAGCCTACATGGCGTTCGATGAGTGCTGGTATTGCATGCCGTGCGAGAAGGACTGCCCCACGGGGGCAGTGAAGGTCGACATTCCCTATTTGTTGAGGTGA
- a CDS encoding ABC transporter substrate-binding protein has translation MLLRAAFAGLVLASFTLSASAETIRIAIGTQDTTINCAAGGLLIRELGLLDKYLPHDGPYKDAKYEVVWKNFTSGAPLTNEMVAGKLDFGAMADFPGSFNGVAFETAGKHSLFINVLSGSIKGSGNGIVVPSASSVQSLAELKGKTISVPFASTSHGMLLRAVADQGWDPLKDVNIIAQAPEVAGSALQAGKIDAHADFVPFAELFTSRGFARKIFDGSQANAPTFHGALVDQAYAKKYPEIVVAYLRASIEANQLLADEPEKYSELIAKVTGVDAEVNYLFHGPLGVQTRDLSWKPEYRQAVGTAIDTLKLLKKADRGLDLNTFIDDQYIRAAFKASNLDYNAQLTNYAQTPLKAVDAASGKPITDFKHVAEIWVRGELKVRQYASAESAFTALASLKQEGKNIRAVYAQASDSGIKLLADQAWFASDAKGRLSAFLLKGQAQQYATAQGGKVFDFTDATTQAVATR, from the coding sequence ATGTTATTGCGCGCAGCATTCGCCGGTCTGGTACTGGCTTCGTTCACCTTGTCGGCTTCGGCCGAAACCATCCGCATCGCCATCGGCACTCAGGACACGACCATCAACTGCGCCGCCGGCGGCCTGTTGATTCGCGAACTGGGCCTGCTGGACAAGTACCTGCCCCACGACGGCCCATACAAGGATGCCAAATACGAGGTGGTGTGGAAGAACTTCACCAGCGGCGCGCCGCTGACCAACGAAATGGTCGCCGGCAAACTCGACTTCGGCGCCATGGCCGATTTCCCCGGCTCCTTCAACGGTGTTGCGTTCGAAACCGCCGGCAAGCACAGCCTGTTCATCAACGTGTTGTCGGGCAGCATCAAGGGCAGCGGCAACGGCATCGTGGTACCCAGTGCCTCGAGCGTACAGTCCCTGGCCGAGCTGAAGGGCAAGACCATCTCCGTGCCGTTCGCTTCGACCTCACACGGCATGTTGCTGCGGGCCGTGGCGGATCAGGGTTGGGACCCGCTCAAGGACGTCAACATCATCGCCCAGGCGCCGGAAGTCGCCGGTTCCGCCTTGCAGGCTGGCAAGATCGACGCCCACGCCGACTTCGTGCCGTTTGCCGAACTGTTCACCAGCCGTGGTTTTGCCCGCAAGATCTTCGACGGCTCCCAGGCCAATGCGCCGACCTTCCATGGCGCGCTGGTGGATCAGGCCTACGCGAAGAAGTACCCGGAAATCGTCGTTGCCTACCTGCGCGCCAGCATCGAAGCCAACCAGTTGCTGGCCGATGAGCCGGAGAAATACAGCGAGCTGATCGCCAAGGTCACGGGCGTCGATGCCGAGGTCAACTACCTGTTCCACGGCCCGCTCGGCGTGCAGACCCGCGACCTGAGCTGGAAGCCGGAATACCGCCAGGCGGTCGGCACCGCCATCGACACCCTGAAATTGCTGAAGAAGGCGGACCGGGGTCTGGATCTCAACACCTTCATCGACGACCAATACATCCGTGCCGCGTTCAAGGCGTCGAACCTGGACTACAACGCTCAACTGACCAATTACGCACAAACTCCGCTCAAGGCCGTGGATGCGGCGAGCGGCAAGCCCATCACCGACTTCAAGCATGTCGCCGAGATCTGGGTGCGTGGCGAGCTGAAGGTCCGTCAATACGCCTCGGCGGAGTCGGCATTCACCGCGTTGGCCAGCCTTAAACAGGAAGGCAAAAACATCCGTGCGGTGTATGCCCAGGCCAGCGACAGCGGCATCAAGCTGCTGGCCGACCAGGCCTGGTTCGCCAGTGACGCCAAAGGCCGCCTGAGCGCGTTCCTGCTCAAGGGCCAGGCCCAGCAATACGCCACGGCGCAGGGCGGCAAGGTGTTCGACTTCACCGATGCCACGACCCAGGCCGTGGCGACTCGCTGA
- a CDS encoding ABC transporter permease — protein sequence MYRSLQRWLPRAASLLLCLLFWQFAASHHWNLGLVTFANVPTPWSVVEAALGLGDSGKLAQHLGSSLSRVFAGYLAALVLGIGLGLAIGRSKWAEDLLLPPLEVLRPIPAVAWIPLAILMFPSSELSMVFITFTGALFPILLNTVHGVEGVDPRLIASAKSLGAGRWAMLHEVILPGAASSIITGLAIGMGTSWFCLVTAEMISGQFGIGYYTWESYTIQNYPDIVVGMLLIGVLGMGSSLLIKRLGGLFTPWHRPRGKA from the coding sequence GTGTATAGATCACTCCAACGCTGGCTCCCCAGAGCCGCCTCACTACTGCTCTGCCTGCTGTTCTGGCAGTTCGCCGCCAGCCACCACTGGAACCTCGGCCTGGTCACCTTCGCCAACGTACCGACCCCGTGGTCCGTCGTCGAAGCGGCGCTCGGCCTGGGGGACTCCGGCAAACTGGCCCAGCACCTGGGCAGTAGCCTCAGCCGGGTGTTCGCCGGTTACCTGGCGGCGCTGGTCCTGGGCATTGGCCTGGGCCTGGCCATCGGCCGTTCGAAATGGGCCGAAGACCTGTTGCTGCCGCCCCTTGAAGTGCTGCGCCCGATCCCCGCCGTGGCGTGGATTCCACTGGCGATCCTGATGTTCCCGTCCTCGGAACTGTCGATGGTGTTCATCACCTTCACCGGCGCCTTGTTCCCGATCCTGCTCAACACCGTGCACGGCGTCGAAGGCGTCGACCCGCGCCTCATTGCTTCGGCGAAAAGCCTGGGGGCAGGGCGCTGGGCAATGTTGCACGAGGTGATCCTGCCTGGCGCCGCGTCGAGCATCATTACCGGGCTGGCCATCGGCATGGGCACGTCGTGGTTCTGCCTGGTGACGGCGGAAATGATCTCCGGGCAGTTTGGTATCGGTTATTACACCTGGGAGTCCTACACCATTCAGAACTACCCCGACATCGTCGTCGGCATGTTGCTGATCGGTGTACTCGGGATGGGCAGCAGCCTGCTGATCAAACGCCTCGGCGGGTTGTTCACGCCCTGGCATCGACCACGAGGAAAAGCCTGA
- a CDS encoding ABC transporter ATP-binding protein, producing MSILQQPEGQIDICGLSIRLGEGRAAFEAVQGLDCQIEPGQFVCILGPSGCGKSTLLGALAGHLQPCAGSLKVDGADVSSPSPQRGMVFQQHTLFPWRTVRDNVAFGLKMRGIGKAERHRAADEILALVGLEGFAERWPDQLSGGMQQRVEIARVLINRPRLLLMDEPFGALDALTRLNMQELLLKIWTQIRTTVVFVTHDIDEALFLADRLLVMSSRPGRIIEDLRLDFARPRTTELVTSHEFSRLKRHCLELLHHQEGRQLPRLNPLGLPLENKLPRFAL from the coding sequence ATGAGCATTCTTCAACAACCTGAAGGGCAGATCGACATTTGCGGTCTGTCGATCCGCCTCGGCGAGGGACGGGCGGCGTTCGAAGCCGTGCAGGGCCTGGATTGCCAGATCGAGCCAGGACAGTTCGTGTGCATCCTCGGACCATCCGGTTGCGGCAAGTCCACCTTGCTCGGCGCGCTGGCCGGCCACCTGCAACCCTGCGCCGGCAGCCTCAAGGTCGACGGCGCTGACGTGTCGAGCCCGTCGCCGCAGCGCGGCATGGTGTTTCAGCAGCACACGCTGTTCCCTTGGCGCACGGTGCGCGACAACGTGGCGTTCGGCCTGAAAATGCGTGGCATCGGCAAGGCCGAGCGGCACCGCGCGGCCGATGAAATTCTGGCGCTGGTCGGCCTGGAAGGGTTCGCCGAACGCTGGCCGGATCAGCTTTCCGGCGGCATGCAACAACGGGTGGAGATCGCCCGGGTGTTGATCAACCGGCCACGCCTGTTGCTGATGGATGAGCCGTTCGGTGCGCTCGATGCCCTGACCCGTTTGAACATGCAGGAACTGCTGCTCAAGATCTGGACGCAGATTCGCACCACGGTGGTGTTCGTCACCCACGACATCGACGAGGCGCTGTTTCTCGCCGATCGCCTGCTGGTCATGAGCTCACGCCCTGGGCGGATCATCGAAGACCTGCGCCTGGACTTTGCGCGACCGCGTACCACCGAACTGGTCACCAGCCACGAGTTCTCGCGCTTGAAGCGCCATTGCCTCGAACTGCTGCATCACCAGGAGGGTCGGCAGTTACCGCGCCTGAACCCGCTGGGCCTTCCTCTCGAAAACAAACTGCCGCGATTTGCCCTATGA
- a CDS encoding HEAT repeat domain-containing protein — protein MTSLFDVTDNDDILALQPRLTDEDPGVRRIALIELADLEEPDGLLWLVNRLVEDPTEEVRAEAARLLEAWEDTPVVAALCQALTDPAPTVQAAAAQSLSLLKSEAAGRVILPWTGHADVSVRIAAFRALRELRFAEAAPAALLALADRDANVRREAVGVLGWLKQLDALPALARLASDDPDTDVRRAATGALGLASDTQVLPALRQALQDQAWQVREEAATTLGKVGHGEAGPALIAALSDDYWQVRLRATRSLGRLRFAPALDALIETLGHRISNLRKEAALALGELNEKGAIAALQAAQDDGDPEVRKAVRIALGQLQ, from the coding sequence ATGACTTCTCTATTCGATGTAACCGATAACGACGACATTCTCGCCCTGCAACCGCGCCTGACCGACGAGGACCCCGGCGTGCGCCGGATTGCCTTGATCGAATTGGCTGACCTCGAGGAACCGGACGGCCTGCTGTGGCTGGTCAATCGACTGGTTGAGGACCCGACCGAGGAAGTCCGCGCTGAAGCCGCGCGCTTGCTCGAGGCCTGGGAGGACACGCCTGTGGTCGCAGCGTTGTGCCAGGCCCTGACCGACCCTGCGCCGACGGTACAGGCTGCCGCCGCGCAGAGCCTGAGCCTGCTCAAGAGCGAGGCCGCAGGCCGGGTGATCCTGCCGTGGACCGGGCACGCCGACGTCAGCGTGCGCATCGCCGCGTTCCGGGCCTTGCGCGAATTGCGCTTTGCCGAGGCCGCCCCGGCGGCGTTGTTGGCGTTGGCCGACCGTGACGCCAACGTCCGGCGTGAGGCGGTTGGCGTATTGGGCTGGCTCAAGCAGCTCGATGCCTTGCCGGCGTTGGCTCGGCTGGCCAGTGATGACCCGGATACCGACGTGCGCCGCGCGGCCACCGGGGCGCTGGGGCTGGCGTCTGATACGCAGGTGCTGCCGGCGTTGCGTCAGGCGTTGCAGGATCAGGCCTGGCAGGTGCGTGAAGAGGCCGCCACGACGCTGGGCAAGGTCGGACATGGCGAGGCCGGGCCGGCCTTGATTGCGGCGCTGAGCGACGATTACTGGCAGGTGCGCCTGCGCGCGACCCGCAGCCTCGGCCGATTGCGCTTTGCCCCGGCACTGGACGCGTTGATCGAAACCCTCGGCCATCGCATCAGCAATCTGCGCAAAGAAGCTGCACTGGCCCTTGGCGAGCTCAACGAAAAAGGCGCCATCGCCGCCTTGCAGGCCGCCCAGGACGACGGCGACCCGGAAGTGCGTAAAGCCGTGCGCATCGCCCTGGGCCAGTTGCAATGA
- a CDS encoding DUF971 domain-containing protein, with the protein MNPLAIGNSRSRQQLRLNWPDGREQLLAHAELRRQCPCSQCRAFRLRGTPPLVDERVRVVELHPQGYGLQLIFSDGHERGIYPWAYLADLT; encoded by the coding sequence ATGAACCCGCTGGCGATCGGCAACTCGCGCAGCCGACAGCAGTTGCGCCTCAACTGGCCGGATGGACGCGAACAGCTACTGGCCCACGCCGAACTGCGCCGCCAGTGCCCATGCTCGCAATGCCGGGCGTTTCGCTTGCGAGGCACGCCGCCGTTGGTGGATGAGCGTGTGCGGGTGGTTGAACTCCATCCGCAGGGGTATGGGCTGCAATTGATCTTCAGTGATGGGCATGAGCGCGGGATTTATCCGTGGGCGTACCTGGCTGATCTGACCTGA
- the lexA gene encoding transcriptional repressor LexA: MYSMTTLTPRRTAILTFIRERIAEHGQSPSLAEISEAFGFASRSVARKHVLALTEAGFIEVNPHQARGIRLLGQPARPELLDIPVLGRVAAGAPIGADADVHSRLLLDPALFSRTPDYMLRVRGDSMIEDGILDGDLVGVHRSPEAVNGQIVVARLEGEVTIKRFERVGDKVRLLPRNPAYQPIVVEPGHDLAIEGVFCGLVRQG; this comes from the coding sequence ATGTACTCCATGACGACTTTAACTCCCCGCCGTACCGCCATCCTGACCTTCATCCGCGAGCGCATCGCCGAGCACGGTCAGTCCCCGAGCCTCGCCGAGATCAGCGAGGCCTTTGGTTTTGCCTCGCGCAGCGTGGCGCGCAAACATGTGCTGGCGTTGACCGAAGCCGGTTTCATCGAGGTCAACCCGCATCAGGCCCGGGGCATTCGTTTGCTCGGGCAACCGGCGCGCCCCGAGTTGCTGGACATCCCGGTGCTCGGTCGGGTGGCTGCAGGTGCGCCCATCGGTGCCGATGCCGATGTACATAGCCGCCTGCTGCTCGACCCGGCGCTGTTCTCCCGCACACCGGACTACATGTTGCGGGTGCGCGGCGACTCGATGATCGAGGACGGCATTCTCGATGGCGACCTGGTGGGCGTTCACCGCAGCCCCGAGGCGGTCAACGGGCAGATCGTCGTCGCCCGGCTGGAAGGCGAAGTGACCATCAAGCGCTTCGAGCGGGTCGGCGACAAGGTGCGCCTGTTGCCGCGCAACCCGGCCTATCAGCCGATCGTCGTCGAGCCCGGCCATGACCTGGCAATCGAAGGGGTGTTCTGCGGCCTGGTGAGGCAAGGCTGA
- the imuA gene encoding translesion DNA synthesis-associated protein ImuA produces the protein MGAVVALDTLFNGGQVWKGRPAPPTASPQPTGHAALDAALPSGGWPEAALSEILLAGQGIGELQLVWPTLARLAAAGERIVLVAPPFVPYPQAWENAGIDLRQLSIIKACERDALWAAEQCLRSGSCGAVLCWPHKADDRALRRLQVAAETGSTLAFAYRSIKEAINPSPAALRIAIDARPAQLRVLKCRGGLARSAPIAFAVGH, from the coding sequence ATGGGTGCCGTCGTCGCGCTGGACACGTTGTTCAATGGCGGCCAGGTCTGGAAGGGCCGGCCTGCGCCACCGACCGCCAGCCCGCAACCCACCGGGCATGCCGCGCTGGATGCGGCGCTGCCCAGTGGTGGCTGGCCGGAAGCGGCGCTGAGCGAAATCCTCCTGGCCGGGCAGGGCATTGGCGAGTTGCAACTGGTGTGGCCGACCCTGGCCCGGCTGGCGGCTGCTGGCGAACGTATCGTGCTGGTGGCGCCGCCGTTCGTGCCGTATCCGCAGGCCTGGGAAAACGCCGGCATCGACCTGCGCCAGTTGTCGATCATCAAGGCCTGCGAACGCGATGCCCTGTGGGCGGCAGAGCAATGCCTGCGTTCGGGCAGTTGCGGCGCGGTGCTGTGCTGGCCGCACAAGGCCGACGACCGCGCGTTGCGGCGCTTGCAGGTGGCGGCCGAAACCGGCTCGACCCTGGCGTTTGCCTACCGCTCGATCAAGGAGGCGATCAACCCGTCCCCGGCGGCCCTGCGCATCGCCATTGACGCCCGGCCTGCGCAATTGCGTGTGCTCAAGTGCCGGGGCGGGCTGGCCCGCTCGGCGCCGATTGCCTTTGCCGTGGGGCATTGA
- a CDS encoding DNA polymerase Y family protein, with translation MRWVCIVFPQLALDAVLRQRANPDEPLALLTGPAQRRVLQAVNAPARELGLRPGQSMTAAQALSKGFATAEYDAAEIEHWQQFLAAWAYRFSAQVSVHYPRAVVFEIESSLGLFGDWAQLESRLRRELDELGFRHRIVAAPNPVAARILANAYDGLVVPDEQALQRHLWPLPVDRIGLEAKVATALSRMGLRTLGQVQALPRQSLARRFEAQVLKHLDALLGLRRLALAFYLPPDRFDVRIELNFDVQSHQALLFPLRRLTGDLSAYLCGRDSGVQRFDLHLEHNGLPDSVIKVGLLSAERDPAMLFELARGRLEQAQVEAPVRGFRLRAEDLPAFVPQYQELFDERPQQSLPWEQLRERLRARLGDDAVHGLRFQADHRPECAWQAGDDSRRCPSLPGVQRPGWLLTEPQEVHAASTRILMGPERIETGWWDGDDVRRDYYLIETRSGQQGWAFRAVGEEGPLWLQGWFA, from the coding sequence ATGCGTTGGGTGTGCATTGTTTTCCCGCAATTGGCGCTGGACGCGGTACTGCGTCAGCGCGCCAACCCCGATGAACCGCTGGCGCTGCTGACCGGTCCGGCGCAGCGCCGGGTGTTGCAGGCGGTCAACGCCCCGGCGCGTGAGCTGGGTTTGCGCCCCGGCCAGTCGATGACCGCCGCCCAGGCGCTGAGCAAGGGTTTCGCCACCGCTGAATACGACGCCGCCGAAATCGAGCACTGGCAACAGTTCCTGGCGGCCTGGGCCTATCGCTTCAGTGCCCAGGTCAGCGTGCATTACCCGCGCGCGGTGGTCTTCGAGATCGAATCCAGCCTGGGCCTGTTCGGCGACTGGGCGCAACTGGAATCACGTCTGCGCCGCGAGCTCGACGAGCTGGGCTTTCGTCATCGCATCGTCGCGGCGCCCAATCCGGTGGCGGCGCGGATCCTGGCCAACGCCTATGACGGCCTGGTGGTGCCTGACGAACAAGCCTTGCAACGTCATCTGTGGCCATTGCCCGTCGACCGTATCGGGCTTGAGGCCAAGGTCGCCACGGCGTTGTCGCGCATGGGCCTGCGCACCCTGGGCCAGGTCCAGGCGTTGCCCCGGCAGAGCCTGGCCCGGCGCTTCGAGGCCCAGGTGCTCAAGCACCTGGACGCGCTGTTGGGCCTGCGGCGCCTGGCGCTGGCGTTCTACCTGCCGCCGGATCGTTTCGATGTGCGCATCGAACTCAATTTCGACGTGCAATCCCACCAGGCGCTGCTGTTTCCACTGCGCCGTCTGACCGGCGACCTGTCGGCGTACCTCTGCGGGCGCGACAGTGGCGTGCAGCGGTTCGACCTGCACCTGGAGCACAACGGCTTGCCGGACAGCGTGATCAAGGTCGGTTTGCTCAGCGCCGAGCGCGACCCGGCGATGCTCTTCGAGCTGGCCCGCGGGCGGCTGGAGCAGGCGCAGGTCGAAGCCCCGGTGCGCGGTTTTCGCCTGCGCGCCGAAGACCTGCCGGCCTTCGTGCCGCAGTATCAGGAACTGTTCGACGAGCGCCCGCAGCAGTCCTTGCCCTGGGAGCAACTGCGCGAACGCCTGCGCGCCCGGCTGGGCGATGACGCGGTGCATGGTTTGCGCTTCCAGGCCGACCACCGCCCCGAATGTGCCTGGCAGGCCGGTGACGACAGCCGCCGCTGCCCGAGCCTGCCGGGGGTGCAGCGCCCGGGCTGGCTGCTGACCGAGCCGCAGGAGGTCCATGCCGCCTCGACGCGTATCCTCATGGGCCCGGAACGCATCGAGACCGGCTGGTGGGACGGCGACGACGTGCGCCGCGATTACTACCTGATCGAAACCCGCAGCGGCCAGCAAGGCTGGGCTTTTCGGGCGGTGGGTGAAGAAGGCCCGTTGTGGTTGCAGGGCTGGTTCGCATGA